A region of the Chloroflexota bacterium genome:
AACCGGCTATTCCGCTTCGATCACCTGCGGCGTCTGATGGCACAGCAGAACAAGCTCGGGGCCTTTGCCTATCTCAGACATGAACTGCCTGACTACCTCACTCGGATGAAGGCAGCAGCCAGCAGCGCCGAAGTCGACGTGCCACTGCTTCTTCTTGATACTGGCGTTGCCGCTGCTCTCGGTGCTCTTCAAGATAGCGAGGTTTCACAGCATGATGATGTGGTAACGGTGAACGCGGGCAATTCCCATACGGTTGCCTTTCATCTGCACGGGGACTCGATAGCCGGCTTCTTCGAGCATCACAGCGGGCTTCTCGACCCTGCTCACATGGACTTGCTGGTCACTAAGCTGGTGCGCGGGACGCTGACCAACAAGGAAGTTTATGACGATGGGGGACACGGAGCGGTGATCATCACAGGAGAGCAAGGCCAGGACCAGCCTTTTGTAGCTGTAACGGGCCCACGCCGATATCTGATGGCTGGGTCGTCTCTAAACCCCTACCACGCAGTTCCTCATGGCGATATGATGCTTGCGGGTTGCTATGGGCTGGTAAGCGCCTGTGCCCTTCGGATGGAGGTGTGGCGTGGGGAGATACAGCAGGCGCTGAATCAGAACACCTAGCCATAGTCTGGGTCGTTCTAGACAGGCCACTTACGAGAGCGAAAGCACCTTGACGCAATGTAGATAAGACGTTATCCTATCACTGTCAAAGAGTGTCACTCTCGGCCTCGAGTTCCAGAACCGTCGGTCGTGGCTTCAAGTGTTGCCACTCTTGCCATGGTAGTAAGGGCTGAGGGGATTAGGGAAT
Encoded here:
- a CDS encoding pyruvate formate lyase-activating protein, with the protein product MRILAVDIGTGTQDILLFDTSKLVHNCVKMIMPSPTALLAERISKATALGHPVLFVGVTMGGGPAKRALTRHTRSGLAAYATTEAALTFHDDLDVVRGMGVTILAAEERPHLPDLEVLELKDLDLKAIGQALDAFGVDNSFDALAVAVLDHGFAPPGVSNRLFRFDHLRRLMAQQNKLGAFAYLRHELPDYLTRMKAAASSAEVDVPLLLLDTGVAAALGALQDSEVSQHDDVVTVNAGNSHTVAFHLHGDSIAGFFEHHSGLLDPAHMDLLVTKLVRGTLTNKEVYDDGGHGAVIITGEQGQDQPFVAVTGPRRYLMAGSSLNPYHAVPHGDMMLAGCYGLVSACALRMEVWRGEIQQALNQNT